In one Pseudomonas purpurea genomic region, the following are encoded:
- the dibA gene encoding phosphodiesterase DibA, with amino-acid sequence MSASFRDALRASLLYLVISVVWLGITGYLLNKFFDQSADLPRWQLINGYLWVLFSAYLIFLARARLFSFIGIGAKLRRRSEDRVRLRQAAAVFDCTREGVLVTDRRGLIVHVNRAFMEITGYQREEVLGRQPSMFKSGHHLPAFYQGMFSTLKGCGEWSGEIWNRRKSGEIYPQWQTIRVIHDDRGQLSHYVAVFSDISAIKDSEHELAHLAHHDPLTDLPNRLLFTDRAEQALASAQIHKRGCALLMIDLDHFKMINDSLGHNVGDKLLKAVASRLRDMFGPGITLARLGGDEFAVLAESCPQLVQAAALAQRILDGLKEPFQIAGHQLFINASVGISLFPSDALSAEQLLRNADSALFKAKSAGRDGYALYTEELTAHAQQRVEIAFELRRALEQQELRVYYQPVHDLKSSRLIGVEALVRWEHPQRGLVSPAEFIPIAERTGLIAEIDAWVMQQACQQMCQWQQAGVVLSFVAVNVSTRLFARRELYERVAQVLHDTGLDPAYLELEVTESAVMEDPEVALEQMHRLRELGVRLAIDDFGTGYSSLLRLKRLPVQKLKIDQGFVAGLPWDEDDAAIVRVIIALAQSMGMQVHAEGIEQAEQAGFLFEHDCDLGQGYWFGRPVPAEQLDWTRAPVILRH; translated from the coding sequence ATGTCGGCCTCTTTTCGCGATGCTTTGCGTGCATCGCTGCTTTATCTGGTGATTTCGGTCGTTTGGCTGGGCATTACTGGTTATTTATTGAACAAATTCTTCGATCAATCCGCTGATCTGCCGCGATGGCAACTGATCAACGGTTACCTGTGGGTGCTGTTCAGCGCCTACCTGATCTTCCTGGCGCGGGCGCGATTGTTCAGTTTCATCGGCATCGGCGCGAAGCTGCGACGCCGCAGCGAAGATCGCGTGCGTTTGCGTCAGGCGGCGGCGGTGTTCGACTGTACGCGCGAGGGGGTGCTGGTCACTGATCGCCGGGGCCTGATCGTCCATGTGAACCGGGCGTTCATGGAAATCACCGGTTATCAGCGCGAAGAAGTGCTGGGCCGCCAGCCGAGCATGTTCAAGTCCGGCCATCACCTCCCGGCCTTCTATCAAGGCATGTTCTCCACGCTCAAAGGTTGCGGCGAGTGGAGTGGCGAGATCTGGAACCGGCGCAAGAGCGGCGAAATCTACCCGCAGTGGCAGACGATCCGGGTCATTCACGACGACCGTGGCCAGCTCAGCCATTACGTGGCGGTGTTTTCCGACATCAGCGCGATCAAGGATTCGGAGCATGAGCTGGCGCACCTGGCCCACCATGACCCGCTGACCGACCTGCCCAATCGCCTGTTGTTCACCGACCGTGCCGAGCAGGCGCTGGCCTCCGCACAAATCCACAAGCGTGGCTGCGCCTTGCTGATGATCGACCTGGATCACTTCAAGATGATCAACGACAGCCTGGGGCACAACGTCGGCGATAAATTGCTCAAGGCCGTGGCCTCGCGCTTGCGGGACATGTTCGGCCCCGGCATTACGCTGGCGCGCCTGGGTGGCGACGAATTCGCGGTGTTGGCCGAAAGCTGCCCGCAACTGGTGCAGGCGGCGGCGCTGGCGCAACGGATTCTGGATGGCCTCAAAGAGCCGTTTCAGATTGCCGGCCATCAGTTGTTCATCAACGCGAGTGTCGGCATCAGCCTGTTTCCCAGTGATGCCCTGAGTGCCGAGCAGTTGTTGCGCAATGCCGACTCGGCGCTGTTCAAGGCCAAAAGCGCCGGTCGCGATGGCTATGCCCTGTACACCGAAGAGTTGACGGCCCATGCCCAGCAGCGGGTCGAGATCGCGTTTGAGTTGCGTCGCGCCCTGGAGCAGCAGGAACTGCGGGTGTACTACCAGCCGGTTCACGACCTCAAGAGCAGCCGTCTGATCGGTGTCGAAGCGCTGGTGCGCTGGGAGCACCCGCAACGGGGGCTGGTGTCGCCTGCGGAGTTCATCCCGATTGCCGAACGCACCGGGTTGATCGCCGAAATCGATGCGTGGGTCATGCAGCAGGCGTGTCAGCAGATGTGCCAGTGGCAACAGGCGGGCGTGGTGTTGTCGTTTGTGGCAGTGAACGTTTCCACGCGGCTGTTCGCCCGTCGCGAGTTGTATGAACGCGTCGCTCAGGTGCTGCACGACACAGGCCTGGACCCGGCGTATCTGGAGCTGGAAGTCACCGAAAGCGCGGTGATGGAGGACCCGGAAGTGGCGCTGGAGCAAATGCACCGTTTGCGCGAATTGGGAGTGCGGCTGGCCATCGATGATTTCGGCACGGGTTACTCGTCGTTGCTGCGGCTCAAGCGCTTGCCGGTGCAGAAGCTCAAGATCGACCAGGGGTTTGTCGCCGGTCTGCCGTGGGACGAAGACGACGCCGCCATTGTGCGGGTCATCATCGCCCTGGCGCAAAGCATGGGCATGCAGGTTCACGCCGAAGGCATCGAGCAGGCCGAGCAGGCGGGTTTCCTGTTTGAGCATGACTGCGACCTGGGCCAGGGCTACTGGTTTGGCCGGCCGGTGCCGGCTGAGCAACTGGACTGGACGCGGGCCCCCGTGATTCTCCGTCACTGA
- the oscA gene encoding sulfur starvation response protein OscA, with protein sequence MSASLRSVDGQDEATILREIQSALRDLRFGAVEITVHNAQVVQIERKEKFRLQNPGHKPS encoded by the coding sequence ATGAGCGCATCTCTACGTAGCGTTGACGGTCAGGACGAAGCCACCATCTTGCGCGAAATCCAAAGCGCCCTGCGCGATCTGCGCTTCGGTGCGGTGGAGATCACCGTGCATAACGCCCAGGTGGTGCAGATCGAGCGCAAAGAGAAATTCCGTTTACAGAACCCCGGCCACAAACCGAGTTGA